In Nomascus leucogenys isolate Asia chromosome 25, Asia_NLE_v1, whole genome shotgun sequence, a single genomic region encodes these proteins:
- the LOC115833151 gene encoding LOW QUALITY PROTEIN: keratin-associated protein 22-2 (The sequence of the model RefSeq protein was modified relative to this genomic sequence to represent the inferred CDS: substituted 1 base at 1 genomic stop codon) has translation MCCYHNXYGSLDYGCSCGSEYGNSGHACNFPCSYGRFLLAPTKKF, from the coding sequence ATGTGCTGCTACCACAACTAGTATGGTAGCCTGGACTATGGTTGCAGCTGTGGCTCTGAATATGGTAACTCTGGACATGCCTGCAACTTTCCATGCTCCTATGGAAGATTCCTATTGGCTCCTACAAAGAAATTCTGA